GTCGGCGCAACCGGCGGCGGCGTGTCGAGCGCCATGCCACGCATCGTGTCCAGCGGCGTCTGCGCTTCTGCCGCGGTTGCACGTCGGGCTGATGCGTCGGCCATCTGCTGGAGAAAATCACCCGGCATCACGATGGCCCGCCTGCGAGACGGTGCAGGAGGCGGCCTGCTCGCCCGTCGGTGATCGCCGCGGCTGCCATGGTGATGCCCTGGGCCAGACTGGCTGCCTTGCCCGAGACCTCGAGCGCGAGCCCCGCCGTCAGCACCAACGCATCTCGGTGAGGGCCTGTGTCCTCGCCATGCAATACCCGAGCGAGTGCAGCGGCGTTCTCCCCGGGCGTGCCCCCCTTCAGTTGCTCGGGGTTGCAACGCTCGAGGCCCACCTCTGCCGGATCACGCTCGGTGCGCTCGACCCGATCCCTGCGAACGTCGAACAACAGAAACGGTCCGCACGGCGTCGCCTCATCCCACCCCGGTTCGCCGTGGACGACGAATGCTCGCTCGATTCCCATCCCCGCCAGAGCGTTCGACATGAGTTCGGCCGCCGCCGGCGAGTACGCCCCGATGACCGCGAATGGCGGGCGGCCCGGGTTGGTTAAGGGCCCCAGAATGTTGAATACCGTGCGCACCCCCATGGCCTTGCGGATGGGCGCGATCTGCGCCATCGCGGGGTGATAGGCTGGCGCATGCAGGTAGACGAAGCCAGTCTCTCGGAGGCAGTTACTCGCATCGGGCATCGGTATGCCAATACCGAGCGCCGAGAGCAGGTCGGCCGCGCCGGAGCGTGAACTGATGGATCGATTGCCGTGCTTGATGATCGTGGCGCCGGCTGCGGTTGCGAGCAGTGCCGCGCCGGTAGAGATGTTGTAGCTGTTGCTTCCATCGCCCCCGGTGCCCACCAGGTCGCAGGCATCGCTGGGCGTCTCAAACTCGGGTGTCCGGGCGAGCTCGCGCAGACCTCGAGCCAGGCCGCGGACTTCCTCGGCCGATTCGCCCTTGGCCCGCAAGGCCGCCAGCAGTGCGCCGGCCATGGCGGGCTCGACAGCACCTTCGGCCAGGGCGTGTGCCAGCAGCATCGCCTCGTCTTCTTGCAGCGAGGTGCCGGCTAACAGGGAGTCGAGTGCGTGCGAGGCATCGAGTGTCATGGCCGCACCTCCGCGGTGGGCGCATAGACCCGCGTCGGGTACGGCGGCCGGACTTCGCGATCATGTACGCCGAGGAAGTTCGCCACCATCCGGCCTCCCCACGGTGTGAGCACCGACTCGGGATGAAACTGGACGGCCTCGATCGGCAGCGACCGGTGCCGCAAGCCCATCAGTTCACCACCGTCGACATCACGAGACGTCGGGATCAAGTCTGCGTGAAGGTCCTGCTCATGCACCCCGAGCGAGTGGTATCGCCCGACGGGCGTCCCCTGGGGCACGCCCGCGTACACGCCGTGTCCGTCGTGCTCGATGTCCGATGGCTTGCCATGCATCAAGCACGCGGCATGCCGGATTGGCGCTCCCCACACGGCGGCAATGGCCTGGAAGCCCAGGCACACGCCAAGGATCGGAACTGTCTCGGCGAACGCCTCGATCATGGACATGGTGACGCCTGCGCCTTCGGGCCGCCCAGGACCGGGGGAGATCATCAGGTGCGTCGGCTGCAGCGCACGCGCCTCGTCTACCGTCAAGGCGTCGTTGCGGTGCGTCAGCACGTCGGCGCCCAGTTCGCGCATGTACTGCACGAGGTTAAACGTGAACGAGTCGTAGTTGTCGATCATGAGCACCCGCGGCATCTCACCAGCCCCCCTCGGCCAACTCGAGGGCCTTTTCGAGCACCGCCACCTTCGAGCGCACTTCCTGGTACTCGGCTTCGGGCGAGGAATCGGCCACGATGCCCGCACCGGCCTGGTATGCATACTGCCCATCCTGGAACACGAGCGTGCGGATGCAGATCGCCTTGTCGGCGCTGGCCGGCCCGTCGTCCACCGGCTTGGCGAAGTAGCCCACCGCCCCGGCATAGAACCCCCGCCCGACCGGCTCGTACCCATCGATCAGTTGCATGGCCCGAACCTTCGGCGTGCCCACCAGCGTGCCGGCGGGGAATGAGGCGGCCATCAGGTCCATGGCGTCAACGCCCGCATCAAGTTCGCCACGTACGCCGCTTACAAGATGCATGACGTGGGAGTATCGCTCGATGACGCGGAACGGATCGACGCGGATCGAGCCAGGCCGAGCCACCCGACCGAGGTCGTTGCGAGCCAGGTCGACAAGCATGACGTGCTCGGCGGCCTCCTTCGGGTCGGCGGCGAGTTCGGCTTCGAGCGCCCGATCCTCGTCCTCGCTCTGGCCTCGTTTGCGGGTGCCCGCGATTGGTCGGAGCATGGCCTGGCCTCCCTGGCATCGGAACAAGGCCTCGGGTGAAGCGCCCACCACACGTGTCCCCTCGATGTCGAGGAAATACATGTACGCAGACGGATTGAGCATTCGAAGGGCTCGATAGACCTGGAAGGGCTCGGTGTGTACCTCGCCGCAGCTGCGAATGCTGAGCACGAGTTGGAAGACCTCGCCGTTGTAGATGTCCTGCTTGGCCGAGGCGACCCGTTCGAGGAACTCGGGCTGGCACAGGCTGTGCTGCGCTGGCGCGTGGCCGCTCCGTACTGGCTCGGCCGGGTGCGCGCCGCGCATGGCATGCAGCATCTCCCGCTTCAGCGAAGCGCGTTCCCACTCCTCGCCAGCGTGAAGCAGGGCCATGCGTCGTGTAAGGTGATCAAATACGAGCAGGCTTCGGGGCGCACAGTACAATGCGATCGGGGCCACATCCGCTCGGCCCGCCGGTGCGGGCAAGGGCTCGAAGAACCGCACGGCGTCGTATCCGCTTACACCCACGATACCGCCTGCGAACGGCACCCCAGCGGGCACGGGCGCAAGCGATGGCGCGCGGTCCCGCAGCAATCTGAGCATTTGGAGGAAACCCTCGGTATCCGTCGGTGCCGGGCCTTCTTCGAGGCCTTGAGAAGAGCGGATCTGCAACGGCGAGCCGTCACTCGGCAGGCGGGCAGTAAACGCCGGATCCAGGCCGATGAACGAGTATCGCGCCAGCCGGGTGCCGCTCTCGGCCGATTCCAACAGGAAGCAGGGCGAGAACTCGGCCAACTTGCGATAGACCGACACCGGCGTGTCGAGGTCGGCAGGAATGTCGAAGGGAGCTTGCATGGCCGAACCAGTGTCCTCGGGGCGGCTGTCGATGTCTTATCGACTCGTCCAAGGGGTTCAGCCAAACACCCCCGGGCGAGAAACGCGTGGGGGCGGCGGCAGATGCGGGTCTAAATGACCCGCAGGAGACCGACAGGACCTCGCCCCATGTGCCAACGCCACCACCAGCCGCAACTGCGGATGGCTTTGGAGGCAGATTTGGGGTTCGGACCGCTCATGACTGCGATTATGCCAAGATTCGCGTACCCGGTCAAGGCCATTTCTGCATTCCTCACTTGGATTCTCGATATCGGCCGTCCAATGAGGAGATCCGCTATCTCCGTCGAGAGCGGGGAATCATCGCGGTGATCACGGGGATCATTGGGGGTATGACCACCCTCGATACCAGCGTCGCGACACTCCTCTCGCCCCTCCAAGCCGGCCAGATCGACGCGAGGACCCGCGTCTGGATGGCTCCGCTCACTCGGAGCCGGAGCAAGCAGCCCGGTGACGTTCCATGGGAGCTCAATGCCGAGTACTACGGGCAGCGGGCCGATCCGCTCAAGGGTGCCGCCGTCATCATCTCCGAGGCCACCCAGGTCAGCCCGCAGGGCAAGGGCTACGCCTTCACGCCGGGCATCTACAGCGAAGAGCAAGTGAAGGGTTGGAAGCTCGTTACCGATGCCGTGCACGATAAGGGGGGGCTCATCCTCGCCCAGCTCTGGCACGTCGGGCGCATCAGCCACGTCGACCTGCAACCGAACGGCCAGATGCCAGTCGCTCCCTCGGCCATCCGCGCCGACAGCAAGACCTACACCAGCAAAGAGAGTGGCATGGTGCCCACCAGCCAGCCGCGGGCTCTCGACACTGACGAGATCCCCGGCGTGGTTGATCAGTTCCGCCAGGCTGCTCGCAACGCCAAGGCCGCGGGCTTCGACGGCGTCGAAATTCATGGCGCCAATGGCTACCTGCTCCAGCAGTTTCTCCGCCGATCGACCAATCATCGCGATGATGCATATGGCGGATCGCTCGAGAACCGCGCGAGATTCTGTCTGGAAGTGACGCGAGCGGTGCTGGAGTCCTGGGAAACCGGCCGCGTGGGCTATCGGATCAGCCCGATGGCCGAGGGCGACGAGGATCCTCAGGACCAGCCGACGGACACCTATGCCTACCTCGCCGGCGAGCTTGGTCGGATGGGTTTGTCGTACATCCACGTCGTCGAGGCCTTCCGCGCATCCGAGCGGGACGAGAAGAGCGAGCGCGTCTTTGCCGCCATCCGTCAGGCGTTCCGCGATGCTGGCGGCTCGGCCTACGTTGGCAACGGCGAATACACCGCCGAGGCTGCCGCTCGACGTATCGACCAGGACAAGGCCGACGCCGTGGCATTCGGCAAGCCCTTCATCAGCAATCCCGATCTCGCCGAACGATTCCGTCGGAAAGCCCCGCTGAATGACTGGGACCAGTCGACGTTCTATGGGGGAGGCCCGGAAGGCTACACGGATTACCCGGCCCTGGAGAGCTGACGGGTACCGTCGAATACAGCGTCTCTTTCCACAGTTAAGTCCGTAAGGCTTCACCCAGACATGCGACTATCCTCTGGAGGAACGATGATGAGGCAAGGATCCATGGCCGTCCGGATGCTCTCCATCGCAACGATCGCGCTGGTGGCCGCCACCGTGGCGTTCGCCAGCGTACTGCGGCCGATGCCGCGTACCACCAGCAATGCTTCAACGGAAGGCTTCGCAATGACGACGATGCAGTCGACCACGAGCAACACAACGCCCCTGAAGGTCTTCGACGTGAATGGCAACCTCGTTGGACCGTTTTCGTTGCCTCGCGTCGAACTCACAGAGTCGCAATGGAAGGATCGGCTGAGCCCCGAGGCCTTCAAGATCCTCCGCAATGCTGGTACGGAGGCGCCCTTCTGCGGCACGCTCTTGGACAACAAGAAGGATGGCGTGTATGCCTGTGCCGGCTGCCAACTGCCGCTGTTCGCCAGCGACGCCAAGTTCACCAGCGGCACGGGATGGCCCAGCTTCTTCAAGCCGGTTGCGACCGAGAACATCAACATCAAGGAAGACACCAGCCACGGCATGATTCGTACCGAGATCCTGTGTGCCCGCTGCGATGGCCACCTG
This genomic stretch from Phycisphaerales bacterium harbors:
- the trpD gene encoding anthranilate phosphoribosyltransferase, with the translated sequence MTLDASHALDSLLAGTSLQEDEAMLLAHALAEGAVEPAMAGALLAALRAKGESAEEVRGLARGLRELARTPEFETPSDACDLVGTGGDGSNSYNISTGAALLATAAGATIIKHGNRSISSRSGAADLLSALGIGIPMPDASNCLRETGFVYLHAPAYHPAMAQIAPIRKAMGVRTVFNILGPLTNPGRPPFAVIGAYSPAAAELMSNALAGMGIERAFVVHGEPGWDEATPCGPFLLFDVRRDRVERTERDPAEVGLERCNPEQLKGGTPGENAAALARVLHGEDTGPHRDALVLTAGLALEVSGKAASLAQGITMAAAAITDGRAGRLLHRLAGGPS
- a CDS encoding aminodeoxychorismate/anthranilate synthase component II — its product is MPRVLMIDNYDSFTFNLVQYMRELGADVLTHRNDALTVDEARALQPTHLMISPGPGRPEGAGVTMSMIEAFAETVPILGVCLGFQAIAAVWGAPIRHAACLMHGKPSDIEHDGHGVYAGVPQGTPVGRYHSLGVHEQDLHADLIPTSRDVDGGELMGLRHRSLPIEAVQFHPESVLTPWGGRMVANFLGVHDREVRPPYPTRVYAPTAEVRP
- a CDS encoding anthranilate synthase component I family protein, with amino-acid sequence MQAPFDIPADLDTPVSVYRKLAEFSPCFLLESAESGTRLARYSFIGLDPAFTARLPSDGSPLQIRSSQGLEEGPAPTDTEGFLQMLRLLRDRAPSLAPVPAGVPFAGGIVGVSGYDAVRFFEPLPAPAGRADVAPIALYCAPRSLLVFDHLTRRMALLHAGEEWERASLKREMLHAMRGAHPAEPVRSGHAPAQHSLCQPEFLERVASAKQDIYNGEVFQLVLSIRSCGEVHTEPFQVYRALRMLNPSAYMYFLDIEGTRVVGASPEALFRCQGGQAMLRPIAGTRKRGQSEDEDRALEAELAADPKEAAEHVMLVDLARNDLGRVARPGSIRVDPFRVIERYSHVMHLVSGVRGELDAGVDAMDLMAASFPAGTLVGTPKVRAMQLIDGYEPVGRGFYAGAVGYFAKPVDDGPASADKAICIRTLVFQDGQYAYQAGAGIVADSSPEAEYQEVRSKVAVLEKALELAEGGW
- a CDS encoding alkene reductase, which gives rise to MTTLDTSVATLLSPLQAGQIDARTRVWMAPLTRSRSKQPGDVPWELNAEYYGQRADPLKGAAVIISEATQVSPQGKGYAFTPGIYSEEQVKGWKLVTDAVHDKGGLILAQLWHVGRISHVDLQPNGQMPVAPSAIRADSKTYTSKESGMVPTSQPRALDTDEIPGVVDQFRQAARNAKAAGFDGVEIHGANGYLLQQFLRRSTNHRDDAYGGSLENRARFCLEVTRAVLESWETGRVGYRISPMAEGDEDPQDQPTDTYAYLAGELGRMGLSYIHVVEAFRASERDEKSERVFAAIRQAFRDAGGSAYVGNGEYTAEAAARRIDQDKADAVAFGKPFISNPDLAERFRRKAPLNDWDQSTFYGGGPEGYTDYPALES